A stretch of DNA from Anaerobacillus isosaccharinicus:
CATTTATTCCGAGAGTCTATTATAATTTACCAGTAACCCCTAAACCTCCATGCAGTATCATAGCTTCGCTTGTTATACGAGATCTAAGTCCCAACCAGCCTCAATCATGTTTCTACAAGTAGGGGGCGAACGGTTTAGTTGACGGGATCAATGCCCCACGAGCAGTTACGTTCTACCCTGGCTACTGTTATAATAAGACCATATAAAAAAAGGTCAACCAGAAATATTTTCATATCTGGCTAACCTTATAATACGAACGAAGCAGTTTATTAATTATGATGGTATTTTCCTATTATGTTATTTTACCCATATACGAAGGAGGAAAAAAATTGAAGAAATCATTTATCATAATAATTATGGTATTACTACTGGCTGCTTGCACTTCACAAGATTCTCATAAGTCTTATAAGAGTGTAATTGAGCTAGATGACCTAAAGTTTGAAGTCGAAGACTATGAAATACGAAGCAGCAATAATCCTGATGATAAAAACGTTCAAGTATTTGTAAAAAAAGCAATTCATTATCAATTTAGCCTTTTGAATACTGGCATTGAGAAAATAGGCTCCGATAATATTGACGACGAGAAATTGGAAGTATATATTGAAGCCCATGAAAATTTATTAGATTTTATGGAACCGAACCTTTTTGAAACTAACAAGTCTAACATGCGGAGTGGAAGTGGAAGTGGAAGTCAGCAAACATATTTAAATCCTAATGAAAAAGGTGAGTATTTCTTCACATATATCATTGCTGATATCAAAGATTTGGAATTGATAAAAGAGAATGCATTAGATGCTGATATTGTTGTCTTACTTACAAACTCTTCGGGTATAAGTGAAGAAATAAAAAGAATTACTCTAAATAAAAAATAAATGTGTTTTCAAAAATAAATAGTATTTTTAGACGGGGTTATTAAAACAAAACAAATGCTTTATTCGTTAGTTAGGCAGTGCATTATAGATTTAATTTGACCTTGTGCTTCAAAATAGGGGGAATCTCGATGACCTATATTTATGGTTTGGTTTCGGTTGCGATGAGTGTGATTATAGCTTTTATATTTGGGATTCCGATTATTTCTGAATGGGGTCTTACTTATTTTCACTTTGAATACCTCATCTTAGGTTTTGTAGCTCCAATGGGATATTACTATTTTGTCTTCAACAAAGAAAAAACATTTAATAAAAAACATATCTTACCAGGTTTATCTTTTGGATTAGTAGCTTTGTTTATAATCCTAGTTATTCATTATTTCGTTCTATCACATTTGCTTGTTTCTTTTCTTCCATATTTAAGTTCAGTTAAATTGGAAATTCTCGTCTTCATTATCGGAAGTATCATTCTCCCCTTATTTAAGATAATAGGACAAATCAAATGTAAGAAATGTAAAAGTGGATATTTTATTGAAGAGTTGCTTTTTAAGGTAGGTAAAAAAGATTATCGAGATGATATTAAAAAGTTTATCCAATTGGCAGCCAATAATAGTGATAGAGAACTAAGAAATTTTATAAAAGAACGAAGGTTATGTACTGGCTATTCATCAATGAACCACGAAGAAAAACCTTCATCGTATTCGTTTTATTTGATTACATGTAAAAATTGTAAATCTCAATATATTGTTAGCGAAAAAAGTAAAGAGAATAATGATGGCTCTTCGCTAATTTCTATTGGTACACGAGATTTCATTAAGAATAATAGTCTAGTAATCTTCTCAACTTTTACTAGGTTTTCATACTTAAAATCGACCGTCAAGGAAACCACTTGACCGACGATTTTAAGTATGAAAGTGCATAGTTAGGTTGAGAAGGAGATAATCTAAGCATGAGGCTTCACTCGTAAAGTAAACTTATTAGCCGTTGCGTAGATCATGGCAATAAAGTTTTCAATTGATCGGTAGCCTCTTGCTTTCCGCTTTGATGCTTGAACAAGGCTATTAATTCCTTCAAGTAAACCATTGGTCATTCTTGAAGCGAACCAACGTAATATACCTTTTTCATGTCTTTTGAGTGTCCGAGCAACATCAACTATTGGCTCTAAACGTGAACGTATTGCCCAATTGTACCAATCATCAAAATACCAACCTGAAAACATTTGGCTAGTTGACCAAAGTCCTTGTAGAGCTAATCTCAACCGATAAGCCTTAGCTGTATTTAAATGGCTATCTTTTAACTTCATAAGTTTTTCATGTTGAGACTGGGATAGGTTTTGTGAGTTCTTCAACCATAAATAACGTGTTTTTTTTAGCAATGGCTCATCATTCTGTTCCTGTCTGCGAACCTTATCGACAGCTTCGTTGACTAATTTCATAACGTGAAATTTATCGAACGTAATGTGTGCCTTTGGAAAAGCTTCTTCAATACCTTTAATAAAAGCCGGTGACATATCGCAACAGCACTCCAGGATTGAAGTCGCTTCTATTCCTTTATTTTCAAGGTGTTGCTTGAATGATTGGATCACAGAGGCATCTTTACCTTCAATGGCGAAAATGACACGTTTAGAATCAACATCTACAAATAACGTCACATAGCGATGGCCTCGTCTGCTTGAAGTTTCATCAACTGCAATACGAGTTATGTTTGAGAGATCAAGCTCATCCATATTTTTTTGTACATAATAATGGAAGACTCTCCACAATCTCGTATCATGTTCATTTACTTCACGAGCAACTGCGGCAACAGGCATTTCTTTCATTAACTGCATAACTTGGGCTTCGAATAGCCATGTGAACCCAGCTTTTGGTCGAGACCAATCAACTTGCACAGTTAGAACCTTATCGCAAATATCACATTTTATTCTTGGTAACCTTGCATGTAGATATGTCTGGTATTGCCAGAAATCCTTATGACGCCACATCCTGTCGTCATTTGCGATATCATGAACACCATTATGTTCATTTCCACAATGTGGACATGGGAACTTAGCTCCACGTTTGAAATCTAAAAAGACATGAAACTGATCTGAACTTTTTACTAATTTGTAGTCTTCAATATACCATGGATCTTGGATATCTAATGCCTCTTGAAATAGACGGTATTCTTTTTCGAAATCTTGCATTCTTACACACTCCTGACCGTTTTATTAGACTTTTTATCTAGTATGGTCAGGTCTTTTAATCTATAAACAAATACTAATTAGCGAGGAAGCATAATGATGATATTTCACTAAAGCACTCCTACGAAATAATAGCTTGCATTAATTTAAGCAAAGAAATTCAGGTAAATTGAAAAATTGTTAATTATTTCACTTAAACAAACGATAAGCGATAGCTTAAAGAAAGGTTATCACCTTTCTCCTGTTGAAGTGCAATAGTAATTAGAATTCATTGATGAAAGTGTTTGGAAGAAATTAAAGAATATAAGTTATGAATTGAGGGATTAAGATTGTTGAAAAGAATTATCATGTCAGGAATTGCATTAAGCATGGCTACAATAATTGGTTGTAGTAACGAAGAAAATAAAGTACAAGTAGATGAAGAAGTTCAAACCGCAATCAATGTAGTAGAAGAATATCTTTTAACTGAGGACATTGAACAGGCAAAAACATTTTTTGGTAGTGAGGTCTATTTTCCAGCAGATGAAGAACCGAATGCAGAACATAATCCAAATCAAATAAATTTCCCTAATAATTACTATTATGAGTGGAATTCAAATGAAAAAAATAAGAAAGAGTTGATTGATTTTTCAGTAGATAGCAATGAAATTTACCTTTATTACAAAACAACGACATTTGGAAAGTATAATATTGTTTTTAAATATACAATGACTAAGGAAGATGATTGGAAAATTAGTAAAATAGAAGCTGTTGTAGACTAAGATTGATGACTTGTATATTGTGAAATTTTGTACTTAAAGTAACGGGTGCGGTAGCTTTACAAAGGTTGTGGCTTAATACGCAAAAAAAGAAACCATTGGAATTATTATTTCGTATAAAAATTATATAATTTCCGAGGTGGAGAGGGGGGAAACATGATTTCAAATATTTTAGTACCTATTTTAACTTTAGCTGTACTCGTCGGTGTTGGACTATTATTATTCAGGCTCTTCAAACGTTAATTTGAAATAACTGAATTTAAAAACTCTTATTGTGTTTAACGAAGAGCGATAGCAAAACAAGCTTTCGCCTATTCAACTACTGGGCAGAAGAGTTTAATAAAGAAAAAGAAAGAATTGGAGTGGGAGATTTGAAGAGGTTTGTTTTAGCAATATACATTTGTAGTTTACTCATTGTTACAGCTTGCGGAAATGAAAAACAAGATAGTATTGGTATTGTAGATTTTCAATTAATCCCGAATGAAACTGATATTATAGCAATTCATGTTGGTGGGGTTGATGAAGATGGTGTATCGACAGATGAAACAAATATAACAATTGAAGAAAAACAGAAAATAAAAAAAGTATAAGCTTTAATAGGCGATATCCACTTTTAACCAATAGAAAAACAAGATGTTTTAGACCAAGAATTACATAAAACTATTGGTTACAGTTTATTATTGAAGATTTCAATTCACAAAAACATTCGAGTTTATGGTTATTAAGCGATGGTGAAACGATAATTATTCCTACTTGGGAAAAACAGTATTATATTAAAAGTGGTGTTGGTAGTTTATACCAAAAAATACTAGACTTATTAGAGCTTCAATTTTAGTTACTTTTCACTAACGGAAGGCGTTACTGGAACAAGCAGCAGTGACGCTTTCTTTGTATCTATTGAAGCAGAATACTTGAACAAGATTTTAAATCTGAAACCATATATTGTATACTTCCGTAAATAAATATTAGAAAAATTAGAATTTTGTTTTGACGGGTATTGACACTACAAAAAGGAGATGAGATTAATGAGAAAAAAGTTAGTCGGGAATGGCATTAGTTCCTTTGGATTGGGTGTAATAGTAAGTTCAATTGTTTATCCTCTCGGTTTTATGAACTCTCAATCCGTTTTTTATGGAATGCTGGTAATCGGAGCGGTTTTACTTCTAACTGGAAAACTTATTGGTAAAACGCAGAAAGAAACTGAGATTATTAGTACCAAAATACAATAGCGTTACCATTATTGATGTAACGGTGAGCAATAGCACAAGAAGGCTGTTGCTTCTGTTGCATTGAGCAGGATAGTTCCTTAGTAATTACGATATTAGTTCTTTGAAAAAGAGGTGAAAAATGAAATGCGATGATTGTGGATATGACCACAATGAGGTATTAAAGCATTGGGAATACAGGGGCGAAAGTAATAATGACGGATTTACTTATACTATCCTTTCCAATACTTATGATGGAGAAATACTTAAAGAAATACTGAGTCATGCATTGTCAATACATAAACCACCATTTGATTTATTTATAGATACTTGTGTTGTGGAAACACATGAATGTAAAAATTGCTTTTTAAAATATTTAAAAAGTGCAGAAGAACGGAGAAGAATAGAGCAACAATTTTTTGATTTAGGTATTACCTTACATGAATTCTTTTAGTATTAAACTCAACTAAAGAGTGCAATAGTTTAACAATCTGTTGTTGCCGCTGTGGTGTTAATGAGCAGGTTTGTTGTGCGAAACGTTTCTACCCCAAATTGAGAATGGTCACATTACTCAGGTAAAAGGTAGACAATTCCCTTCGGGGAGTTGAAGGGTTATATCGAAGAGTCAAATGATTGAGTAACGTCTTGAAGGGCTCTCTCTTAGTCGAATAGCACTAAAATTGGTAAGAATGATAGTGTTATAAGCTCGGCAAAAAGGCGTGAGAATTTACCGTAACAGTTCGGCTGACGAAAGCCTGCCCGCGGGGGTGGTGTAAATCATGATGCTTGAGTTGAATGAATATGGTGAGAATGCTAAATAATCTAAGAAGAAGGATTAAGCTGACAAACTTCATAATGTACGGGTCTAAACGCTTACTACATAGAGATGTGTATATCACCAAATTGTGAAGTTAGCAGTGGATGAGTAAGACTCGCTAATATGAAAGTCCACGATATGTTACAGGCATATAAACGGCTAACAGGCTTACAGGAAGCACCTAAGTTCATTCTATAGTAGATATAATTCAACGTTGTAAGCTGATAACGTGGAGGGCTTACTCCCAAAGAAAAGGTAATAAGGAAAGCAATAATGAGATTAGCTATTGTATAACTTATTTTTGTATCAGTGAAAGTGGAGGCACAGTACCAATGAAATGTCTAATCCGCACGGAGGGATAGCCACTAGACTAATGAAGATTTATTTATTCATGCAAGGCAAATCTTTATCGGTTAATAAGGTTCTTGTGAATAGAGGTTTACCTCCCGCGGGAGGCACCGACTTATTGAAACGGAAGAATTGAGACACAAAAGGTACTAAAATATCAAAAGTGTTAATGGTTAAATAGAGTTGGATTAGTTGGAACGCCGTATGAGGTGAAAGTCTCATGTACGGTGTGAACGAGGGGAAAAGGGAGCGATAATTTCAAACCCTTACCTATTCGTATGAGTAGTAACAGTGACGCTTTCTCTGTAAATATTGAGTCAGGTTAACAAAATACAAGGGGGGATATTGATGTGGGAAATTCCGATTTACTTAATCTTTGCACCTGTTTTAACAATCATCATTTCTTTACTCTGCAGAATTAGGTTTAAAAAGTATTTTATGGCACCTTTAATCATATTTTTTATTCTCAACATCCAAACAGTAGTAGTTCCAATATTTTATAACGTGGGTTGGGAAGGTATTTTTGGGTGGGCAATTTTTTATACTGTTATATCGCTAATTATTTCTTTAATTATGTGGAGTTTTAGGAAAAAATACTCTTTTCCAAAGTCTGCATAATACATCAGATATAGTGACTTTATACTTTGGAAAAGTTGTAACAAAATTTCACTAACGGGGGCCTCGTAGCTCTC
This window harbors:
- a CDS encoding DUF2651 family protein; this encodes MWEIPIYLIFAPVLTIIISLLCRIRFKKYFMAPLIIFFILNIQTVVVPIFYNVGWEGIFGWAIFYTVISLIISLIMWSFRKKYSFPKSA
- a CDS encoding ISL3 family transposase is translated as MQDFEKEYRLFQEALDIQDPWYIEDYKLVKSSDQFHVFLDFKRGAKFPCPHCGNEHNGVHDIANDDRMWRHKDFWQYQTYLHARLPRIKCDICDKVLTVQVDWSRPKAGFTWLFEAQVMQLMKEMPVAAVAREVNEHDTRLWRVFHYYVQKNMDELDLSNITRIAVDETSSRRGHRYVTLFVDVDSKRVIFAIEGKDASVIQSFKQHLENKGIEATSILECCCDMSPAFIKGIEEAFPKAHITFDKFHVMKLVNEAVDKVRRQEQNDEPLLKKTRYLWLKNSQNLSQSQHEKLMKLKDSHLNTAKAYRLRLALQGLWSTSQMFSGWYFDDWYNWAIRSRLEPIVDVARTLKRHEKGILRWFASRMTNGLLEGINSLVQASKRKARGYRSIENFIAMIYATANKFTLRVKPHA
- a CDS encoding membrane lipoprotein lipid attachment site-containing protein is translated as MKKSFIIIIMVLLLAACTSQDSHKSYKSVIELDDLKFEVEDYEIRSSNNPDDKNVQVFVKKAIHYQFSLLNTGIEKIGSDNIDDEKLEVYIEAHENLLDFMEPNLFETNKSNMRSGSGSGSQQTYLNPNEKGEYFFTYIIADIKDLELIKENALDADIVVLLTNSSGISEEIKRITLNKK